The segment AGCAGGCTCATCTCACCTTGTTTGACCTCTTTCTTTACGTTACTTAATTTATTTGCTTAATAAACCTCTATGCATATGGGCACGATGTACCACAGTGCACTTGTAGAgggcagagaacaactttcagaagtcggtcagttctctccttccaccttgtgggtcccagggatggaaccagGGGCTCAGGCTTGGCAAGAGGCATCCTTCAGCAGCTGATGGAGCCCACTGGCCCCTGCTGAGCCTTCACATGAGCcttgttggttggttgcttggttgggtTTTAGAGACAGGGCTTCCATGTATAACCCTgctgtctgtcctagaacttgatctatagaccaggctggccttgaattcagagatcacctgcctctgcctccagagtgctgggattaaaggtgtgcagtcCACTGCTGGGCAAGGTCTCATTGATACCTCCATTTTCCTGTTAGAAAACTGCAGTTCAGATATTACCCATTGCTGTCCAAGGTCATTTGTACAGCCCCAAAGGCAGGTTGTGATCTAATGGGTCTCTTGTCAGCCTAGAGCCTGGGATCTGCGTCTGGAGAGATGCACCTGGGTGTTTCTTGGATGGATGGTGTCAACTGTGTTCCTTTGTCCCCTCTCAGCCTCACTGATGACAAGAGCTCTGAGCTAATGGCTACCCCAGAGTGGAAGCCCCACGGTGTGGAGCAGATGAAAGTGGAGCTCAGCCAGAAGTGTCAAGGTACGGGGGCAGCTGGGCAAGGCTGAGCCTGCCAGGCCAGGCTGAGGGGTAGATTGCTACGGGTCTGACTACTCACCCAGTGGCCCTTCTCCTGCCAGAGGCCCTGCATAGCTCATTACAACCCCAGGAGCTGGTGCGACTGCAGAAAGAAGTACAGGTTCTTCAGGAGAAACTGACAGGTATCACTTTCCTGTTCCTAGACCAGCTTAGATCCCTCCTGGGTCCCAGCCCTGCCTCCTGCTCTGTGTATGCTGTGTGATTGTGGGGAAGAGACCCTCTCCCTGGCTGTGGAGAAAGGTCTCTGAGATCCTGTACACAGAGTGCCTGACTGACGTGGAGTTGTTCTGTGTGCGAGTCTCAATGACTATTTCCAACAGAGACACTGAGGGACAGCAAGGCCTCACTCTCACAGGCTGATGGCCTCCATGTTAGAAGCCCAGCCCCAGACATCCAACTACAACAGGAGAAGGACCGCCTCCAGCAGGTGAGCACTAGGTGAAGTGAGTGAGTGACCTAGGGTTCCATGTCCCTGAGGTCAGCGCCCCGACTCGGCTTTGTCCTGCTTACCCTGGTCCTCAGGAGCTGGCTGAAGCTCAGGCAGCATTGCAAGTGCGGGATGCTGAACTGTGCCAAGCCCAGAACCGACAGGAAGAATTCCTACAGAGGCTGTGGGAAGCccaagagagagaggcagctgcAGCCAGTCAGATCCAGGCCCTGAACTCCCAGCTGGAGGAAGCCTGGGTTGTCCGGAGAGAGGTTGGTGATGATagtgggaaggggagcagcaaGTGTTGGGAATCCATGTCTCTAGCACCCGCTGTGGCTGGTTACATTGGACAGGGCCTGGCGGTGAGACAGGCACTTGGGTTTGCTGCTGGATGAGTCTGAGTCTGTCAGAATGATATGAAGAGGGATAAATGGACAGGGTTGGCGTTACCTTGTCCCTTGCCCCATCACAGCTTGAAGGCCAGGTGAACACCCTGAGTCAGGAGGTGACACAGCTCCAGGGACAATGTAAACAAGACTCTTCTTCACAGGCCAAGGTATGGATGCTTCAGGCCCTTGGCAGGAGACACTCTCCCTTAGACTCTCCACCTTAGAGTCCTAGGAGCAGACCCTTGTCCCAGAGTGGGGTGGACCATGGCTTCACAAACACCTGCCTTTCCCCCTCTCCACATTGTCAAGACCGTTCATGCAGCCCCTGAGACCAACGGCATAGGATCTCCTGAGGGTCAGTCTCAAGAGGCCCAGCTGAGGAAGGAGGTGGCTGCTCTGAGGGAGCAGCTGGAGTGCGCCTGCAGCCAAGGGTGAGTGCATGGTAGGGCAGCCAGGAGGGGACAGGGCAGCACTGGGCTGGGAGTCAACTCTGTCTCCTCACCTTTCCTCCCCAGGGTCAATGTTGGGAAAGAGGAGGTTCTGTGCCGACTGCAGGAGGAAAACCAGCGGCTGAGCCGGGAGCAGGAACGGGTGAGAAGGGTAGAGAGACAAGGGGACAGGCTGGGTGCCAGCAGGGTCAGGGCAGAGCTCCAGGGTCCCAGCTGCTGGATACACTGTAGCATGCGGGTCTCTGCAGAGTTCAGGATGGTAGGTGACCTGTGGGGAGCCCAACGGGGGGTGGCAACTGGAAGACATCCAGGCTGCGAGGGCCACTGGGGACCGAGCCCACCGTCCCCTGTGGCCGCAGTTGGCAGAGGAGCTGGACCTGGAGCTACAGAGCAGACAGCGTCTGGAAGGTGAGCGGCGTGAGAGTGAGAGCAACTGGGAGGCGCAGATTGCTGACATCCTCAGCTGGTAGGTACCATGGTACCTGGTGGGGCCTGGACATGGCTGAGGACCCAGACATGACACACAGCCCATTCCTATTCAGGGTGAATGACGAGAAGGTCTCGAGAGGCTACCTGCAGGCCTTGGCTACTAAGATGGCCGAGGAGCTGGAGTCCTTGAGGAATGTGGGCACCCAAACACTCCCTACCCGGCCTCTGGTGAGCCCTGTGCTTGTGAGTCgtggcatgtgtgtacatatgagaACCACATGTGGGTTCTACCGTGTGGGtccccagggattgaactcaggttgccaggtttGGCAGCATACCTCTGCCTTTGAGCCATGTTGTCACCCCCAAACTCCCAGTTTATGCTAAGGGATGAGGAGAGATAGGTCTCTGAGTCTGGCCAGGTGACATAGGAGGCATTTGCTtcagtgggaaggagggaggaagtgtCTGAAGCTGTCAGGCCTGGAGAGCATCTTACAGGGATATCCTTGGTTGCTCCCAGGACCACCAGTGGAAGGCTCGGAggctgcagaagatggaggcctcaGCCCGGCTTGAGCTTCAGTCAGCACTGGAAGCTGAGATCCGTGCCAAGCAGGGTCTGCAGGAGCAGCTGACGCAGGTGCAGGAGGCCCAGCGGCAGGCTGAACGGTGAGGGCATGGTCAGATACTACAGGAGTGGAGTTCATTCAGAGGCCTGTGGTGAGCCATTGCCCTCTTCCCCCAGCCGCCTTCAAGAGGCTGAGAAGCAAAACCAGGCCCTGCAGCAGGAGGTGGCTGAGCTCCGGGAGGAACTTCAAGCTCGAGGACCAGGGGGTGAGTGCCTACCCTGGAGTCAATCCCCATGAATACTCGGGAGTTCCCATGATTGCTAGGCCTAGATGAGAGAGATCTGCCCCTCCCACAAAGGACCTATTTGTCACTCACCACTTACTGAACTGCTCTGTGCCACACTTGCCCAGACCCCACCTGTGGACGTACCTGCATCCTCCTGAGGTGGAGACTTAGTCCCAGGGCAACAACCTCAGTTACTTTTACCCTCTGTCTACAGATGCCAAGCCCTGTACCTCCCTCATCCCTCTCCTGTCCTTCTGGAACACAGAGGTAAGATCCAGGTAGAGGGACTAGTTAGGGAGGAGTCCTGGTGAGAAACATGACGGCCCTGACTTTCTTCCATCTTCACTCATCCCCAGAAGGATTCTGCCAAGGACCCTGGCAATTCAGGAGAGTCCCCCCGGTCTGGAGCAGAAGCAGAGCTGAGGCCAGAGGGCCGCCGCAGTTTGCGCATGGGGGTGAGGACTGGGGCAAGTCCTCAGGCTGGAGCTGGGTTCTGGGCCCATTCCCTGCTCACTTGCTCATTCACTTTCTGCAGAGTGTGTTCCCCAGGGTGCCTGCTGCCAACCCTACCCCTGCAGAGGGTCCTCCTGCTAAGGTCAGTGGGCAGAGGGGCAGGGAGTGGGATACCGACCTATTCAGCCCTTCCCCACAGTCCCTCAGGGACCCTGTGGGACCCTCTCAGGCCATGCTGAGGGTGGAGCTGGTGCTGGTTTTCTGACATGGCCTCCCAGGCACTCAGAGTTGACACTGCAGACTGACAGCCTCTTGGTCACCTGGCTCTTTGGAACGGTGCACAGGGTGCTGGGAGGCACTGAAGCATATTGACAGTGTGTGCTCCTTCACAGCCTGGTTCTCACACACTGCGTCCCCGGAGTTTTCCATCCCCTACCAAGTGTCTCCACTGCACCTCGCTGATGTTGGGCCTGGGCCGCCAGGGCCTGGGCTGTGACAGTAAGAACCTTTCTCCTTCAGGCTCTCCCCTCTCACCATAACCCCTGGGCATGACCCTAACACACCCTGGCTGTTCTCAACCTGACAGCACCCATGTCTCTTAGTCAATTCCCTATTtagtttctcctttctctctcagtGGTGATGGGTGACCTGACCTGGTGATGGTGACCTGACCGGCAGGTCTCCTGAGTCCCCAAGGGATCTGTCTGGGAAGGCTCAGGCTGCCTGACCTGCTTCATCCCTCCACAATTCTCCATCTCTCCACAGCCTGTGGCTACTTCTGCCACTCAGCTTGTGCGACCCAAGCCCCACCCTGCCCTGTGCCCCCTGAACTCCTCCGCACAGCCCTGGGGGTGCACCCGGAAACAGGCACAGGCACTGCCTATGAGGGCTTCCTGTCGGTGAGCTGTGGCTGAGGGCTGAGGAGGATGTGTGTGGGAGCCGAGGACCCGTGCAGCCCTCCATGCCTGTCTTCCCATCAGGTGCCTCGGCCTTCAGGTGTCCGTCGGGGTTGGCAGAGGGTGTATGCTGCTCTCAGTGACTCCCGCCTGTTGTTGTTTGACGCTCCTGACCCTCGAGGCAGCATGGCCAGTGGGGTCCTCCTGCAGGCCTTGGATCTGAGGTAAGTGCCAGGCAGTGACACAGGACGAGTCATGGGTATTGAGAAGTTCATTCAGGAGTCGTATGGTATCTCATGTGTCCTTTGTACCTCCTAGGGATCCCCAGTTCTCAGCCACCCCTGTCTTAGCTCCAGATGTCATCCATGCCCAATCCAAGGACCTGCCACGCATCTTTAGGGTGAGCGCTCAGAGCAGGAGGACCCagcctccatctctctccctgtGCTGACCCTGTCTTGGTTATTGCTGTAtctcctctctgtcccctctgccaGCCACCTCACTGCCACATGCTGTCCATCCATAGCCACCATGAGTTTGCCACACAGCAATCTGACTATTTCCTGCTTTGTTTAAAAACCCTTggatggggtttggggatttaactcagtggtagagcgcttgcctagcaagcgcaaagccctgggttcggtccccagctccggaaaaaaagaaaagaaaaaaaaaaacaaaaacaaaaaaaaaccccttggatggggctggagagatggctcagtggttaagagcactgactgctcttccagaggtcctgagttcaattcccagcaaccacatggctcacaacaatctgtaaagagatcggatgccctcttctggtgtgtctgaagacagcaacagtgtacttatatataataaatgaataaataaatctttaaaaaaaattttaaaaaacaaacaaacccttggATGGCTTCCCAGTACCATCAGGAGGCTCTCAAACAATACCCTGAGCCACCTAGCATTCGAGCCTGCAGACATCTTCCGCCCTCAACCCTGGAGTCCGTAACTACTCTGGCCATGCCTTGTTCCTTCTAGCCTTGCGTTCATGTGTAACTCCTCCTCACTCTCATCCCTCTGGACAGAATTGCCAGCACCCTCAGGCCCAGTACCTTGTCCCCAGGTTCACTAACACCGGGTGGTGGACTTGTCCTCTCGGCAGTTACCCTTGCCCTCTTGGCCTGCTTCAGGGATTCTGTCTGCATTCCTGCAATGCTTCTCTTTCCTGTTATGGTGCCCGTCACTAGGCTCAGGCATTGCCTCTGCTTGTCTGGCACCA is part of the Rattus norvegicus strain BN/NHsdMcwi chromosome 1, GRCr8, whole genome shotgun sequence genome and harbors:
- the Cdc42bpg gene encoding serine/threonine-protein kinase MRCK gamma isoform X6, with translation MEQRLRALEQLVRGEAGGSPGLDGLLDLLLGVHQELSSAPLRRERNVAQFLSWAGPFVTKVKELRLQRDDFEILKVIGRGAFGEVAVVRQRDSGQIFAMKMLHKWEMLKRAETACFREERDVLVKGDSRWVTALHYAFQDEEYLYLVMDYYAGGDLLTLLSRFEDRLPPELAQFYLAEMVLAIHSLHQLGYVHRDVKPDNILLDMNGHIRLADFGSCLRLNNNGMVDSSVAVGTPDYISPEILQAMEEGKGHYGPQCDWWSLGVCAYELLFGETPFYAESLVETYGKIMNHEDHLQFPSDVDDVPASAQALIRQLLCRQEERLGRGGLDDFRSHPFFEGVDWERLATSTAPYIPELRGPVDTSNFDVDDDTLNRPETLPPSSHGAFSGHHLPFVGFTYTSGSLTDDKSSELMATPEWKPHGVEQMKVELSQKCQVALLLPEALHSSLQPQELVRLQKEVQVLQEKLTETLRDSKASLSQADGLHVRSPAPDIQLQQEKDRLQQELAEAQAALQVRDAELCQAQNRQEEFLQRLWEAQEREAAAASQIQALNSQLEEAWVVRRELEGQVNTLSQEVTQLQGQCKQDSSSQAKTVHAAPETNGIGSPEGQSQEAQLRKEVAALREQLECACSQGVNVGKEEVLCRLQEENQRLSREQERLAEELDLELQSRQRLEGERRESESNWEAQIADILSWVNDEKVSRGYLQALATKMAEELESLRNVGTQTLPTRPLDHQWKARRLQKMEASARLELQSALEAEIRAKQGLQEQLTQVQEAQRQAERRLQEAEKQNQALQQEVAELREELQARGPGDAKPCTSLIPLLSFWNTEKDSAKDPGNSGESPRSGAEAELRPEGRRSLRMGSVFPRVPAANPTPAEGPPAKALRVDTAD